The Halalkalicoccus sp. NIPERK01 region GTGGGGTATGTCGGAGATACTGGCGGAGAACCTCTCGGGAAAGGCGGTCATGGGTGCGGACGGTGCCGAACTCGGGATGCTGTACAACATCACGATGGACATCAAGACCGGCGAACTCCACGACCTGGTGGTCACGCCGAACGACGACATCACCGCGGCGGACCTCGGGCTCGAACTCGACGAGGAGAACCGACTGCGAATGCCCGTCTCCCGGGTGCAGGCCGTCAAAGACTACATCGTCGTCCAGCGCTAAATGTACGTCCTCGATTCTTCTGCGTTCATCCACGAGTACCACACGACGGAGCAGACCGCGAGCGTCCCGCTCGTCCGGGAGGAACTCGAGGACGAGAGCGCCTACCGTTACGACGCCATGGAGGGCTCGGGAATGCACATCCACATCCCGACCGACGAGACGGTCGACACGGTCAAGCGGGCGGCCGCGGAACTCGGCGATCTC contains the following coding sequences:
- a CDS encoding PRC-barrel domain-containing protein, whose translation is MSEILAENLSGKAVMGADGAELGMLYNITMDIKTGELHDLVVTPNDDITAADLGLELDEENRLRMPVSRVQAVKDYIVVQR